A genomic stretch from Eubacterium sulci ATCC 35585 includes:
- a CDS encoding glutathione peroxidase — protein MDKIYDIRVIDRLGEEHSMSEYRGKTLLIVNTATGCGFTPQYEGLEKLYRKYKDKGFEILDFPCNQFGKQAPGTAEEIHEFCQLKYDTSFPQFAKIEVNGANEHPLYTFLKSQKGGLLGKKIKWNFTKFLIDKDGNVIERFAPTVKPEDIDDKISAII, from the coding sequence TTATTGATCGCTTAGGCGAAGAACATAGCATGAGCGAGTACAGGGGAAAAACTCTTTTGATAGTAAATACAGCTACTGGCTGTGGATTTACACCACAGTATGAGGGCCTAGAGAAGCTCTACCGCAAGTACAAGGATAAGGGATTTGAGATTTTGGATTTTCCTTGCAATCAGTTTGGAAAACAGGCACCAGGAACTGCTGAAGAAATTCATGAGTTTTGTCAGCTAAAGTACGATACAAGTTTTCCACAGTTTGCTAAGATTGAGGTAAACGGTGCAAACGAGCATCCTCTTTATACATTCCTGAAGTCGCAGAAGGGCGGCCTTCTAGGAAAGAAAATTAAATGGAATTTCACAAAGTTTTTGATTGACAAAGACGGAAATGTAATCGAACGTTTTGCTCCTACAGTTAAGCCTGAGGACATCGACGATAAGATTTCCGCAATAATATAA